The Streptomyces sp. DH-12 genome has a window encoding:
- a CDS encoding MFS transporter, with the protein MAVVRDLRVLLRFQGFRRLLAVRLLSQGADGVFQVALAAYVVFSPERQTSAAAIASAMAVLLLPYSAVGPFAGVLLDRWCRRQVFLHGNLLRALMASVTAVLILVRVPDWLLFVAALCVTGVNRFVLAGLSAALPRVVDTERLVIANSLSPTAGTLAATAGGGLAFVVRLVVSDSDAAVVLVGAVLYLCAALAALRIARELLGPDRAPVRPRLGTALSGTVGGLAAGVRHLAAPARRDAAWALTAMFLMRFCYGGMLVMLLMLCRYHLTSTTDEGLALLGLALGVSGAGFFAAAVLTPWAAGRVGPGRWIVLCAAAAAVLEPAFGLPFASGPLLAGAFVLGLSTQGAKIATDTIVQASVHDDYRGRIFSVYDVLFNVAFVGAAAVAALVLPSDGRSVTLVVTIAVTYGAVAVTMARFGRQ; encoded by the coding sequence ATGGCTGTCGTCCGTGACCTGCGCGTTCTGTTGCGCTTCCAGGGCTTCCGGCGCCTGCTCGCCGTCCGGCTGCTCTCCCAGGGCGCCGACGGGGTCTTCCAGGTCGCGCTCGCCGCCTACGTCGTCTTCTCCCCGGAACGGCAGACCTCGGCCGCGGCCATCGCCTCGGCGATGGCCGTCCTGCTCCTGCCCTACTCCGCCGTCGGCCCCTTCGCCGGCGTCCTGCTGGACCGCTGGTGCCGCCGCCAGGTCTTCCTCCACGGCAATCTGCTGCGCGCCCTGATGGCGTCGGTGACCGCCGTCCTGATCCTCGTCCGGGTCCCCGACTGGCTCCTGTTCGTGGCCGCGCTGTGCGTCACCGGCGTCAACCGCTTCGTCCTCGCCGGACTCTCCGCCGCGCTGCCCCGTGTGGTGGACACCGAGCGGCTGGTCATCGCCAACTCCCTCTCCCCGACCGCCGGGACGCTCGCCGCGACCGCGGGCGGCGGCCTGGCCTTCGTGGTCCGGCTGGTCGTCTCCGACTCGGACGCGGCCGTCGTGCTCGTGGGCGCCGTCCTCTACCTGTGCGCGGCACTGGCGGCCCTGCGCATCGCCAGGGAACTGCTCGGCCCGGACCGCGCTCCGGTGCGTCCCCGGCTGGGCACGGCTCTCTCCGGCACGGTCGGCGGCCTGGCCGCGGGCGTACGTCATCTCGCGGCCCCAGCGCGCAGGGACGCCGCCTGGGCGCTCACGGCGATGTTCCTCATGCGCTTCTGCTACGGCGGAATGCTCGTCATGCTGCTGATGCTGTGCCGGTACCACCTGACGTCGACCACGGACGAGGGACTCGCCCTGCTGGGGCTGGCGTTGGGGGTGTCCGGCGCCGGTTTCTTCGCCGCGGCCGTGCTGACGCCGTGGGCCGCGGGGCGGGTGGGGCCCGGTCGCTGGATCGTGCTGTGCGCCGCTGCGGCGGCCGTGCTGGAGCCGGCGTTCGGCCTGCCCTTCGCCTCCGGCCCGCTGCTGGCGGGGGCGTTCGTCCTCGGCCTGAGCACCCAGGGAGCGAAGATCGCCACGGACACCATCGTCCAGGCCTCCGTGCACGACGATTATCGTGGCCGGATCTTCTCGGTCTACGACGTGCTGTTCAACGTGGCGTTCGTCGGCGCTGCGGCCGTTGCCGCCCTGGTGCTCCCTTCGGACGGTCGTTCGGTCACACTGGTGGTAACAATTGCCGTTACCTACGGAGCGGTTGCGGTGACTATGGCCCGTTTTGGACGCCAGTAA
- a CDS encoding inositol-3-phosphate synthase produces the protein MGSVRVAIVGVGNCAASLVQGVEYYKDADPASKVPGLMHVQFGDYHVGDVEFVAAFDVDAKKVGLDLADAIGASENNTIKICDVPRTGVTVQRGHTLDGLGKYYRETIEESAEEPVDVVQVLKDKQVDVLVCYLPVGSEDAAKFYAQCAIDAKVAFVNALPVFIAGTKEWADKFTEAGVPIVGDDIKSQVGATITHRVMAKLFEDRGVVLDRTMQLNVGGNMDFKNMLERDRLESKKISKTQAVTSQIPDRELGEKNVHIGPSDYVAWLDDRKWAYVRLEGRAFGDVPLNLEYKLEVWDSPNSAGVIIDALRAAKIAKDRGVGGPILSASSYFMKSPPVQYFDDQARENVEKFIKGEVER, from the coding sequence ATGGGTTCGGTTCGCGTAGCCATCGTCGGCGTGGGCAACTGCGCCGCATCGCTGGTGCAGGGAGTCGAGTACTACAAGGACGCCGACCCGGCGTCCAAGGTGCCGGGCCTGATGCACGTCCAGTTCGGCGACTACCACGTCGGTGACGTCGAATTCGTCGCCGCCTTCGACGTGGACGCCAAGAAGGTCGGTCTCGACCTCGCGGACGCCATCGGCGCCTCCGAGAACAACACCATCAAGATCTGCGACGTTCCCCGCACCGGCGTGACGGTCCAGCGCGGCCACACGCTCGACGGTCTCGGCAAGTACTACCGCGAGACCATCGAGGAGTCCGCCGAGGAGCCCGTCGACGTCGTGCAGGTCCTCAAGGACAAGCAGGTCGACGTCCTCGTCTGCTACCTGCCCGTCGGCTCCGAGGACGCGGCGAAGTTCTACGCCCAGTGCGCCATCGACGCCAAGGTCGCCTTCGTCAACGCCCTTCCGGTCTTCATCGCCGGCACCAAGGAGTGGGCGGACAAGTTCACCGAGGCGGGCGTCCCCATCGTCGGCGACGACATCAAGTCGCAGGTCGGCGCCACCATCACGCACCGCGTCATGGCGAAGCTGTTCGAGGACCGGGGTGTCGTCCTGGACCGCACGATGCAGCTGAACGTCGGCGGCAACATGGACTTCAAGAACATGCTCGAGCGCGACCGCCTCGAGTCGAAGAAGATCTCGAAGACCCAGGCCGTCACCTCGCAGATCCCCGACCGGGAGCTCGGCGAGAAGAACGTCCACATCGGCCCGTCCGACTACGTCGCCTGGCTGGACGACCGCAAGTGGGCCTACGTCCGCCTCGAGGGCCGCGCGTTCGGTGACGTCCCGCTGAACCTGGAGTACAAGCTCGAGGTCTGGGACTCCCCGAACTCCGCCGGTGTCATCATCGACGCCCTGCGCGCCGCGAAGATCGCCAAGGACCGGGGCGTCGGCGGCCCCATCCTGTCGGCCTCCTCGTACTTCATGAAGTCGCCGCCGGTGCAGTACTTCGACGACCAGGCCCGTGAGAACGTCGAGAAGTTCATCAAGGGCGAGGTCGAGCGCTAG
- the rpsF gene encoding 30S ribosomal protein S6, whose translation MRHYEVMVILDPDLEERAVSPLIENFLSVVRDGGGKVEKVDTWGRRRLSYEIKKKPEGIYSVIDLQAEPAVVKELDRQMNLNESVLRTKVLRPETH comes from the coding sequence ATGCGTCACTACGAGGTGATGGTCATCCTCGACCCCGATCTCGAGGAGCGCGCTGTCTCCCCGCTGATCGAGAACTTCCTCTCTGTCGTCCGTGACGGCGGCGGAAAGGTCGAGAAGGTCGACACCTGGGGCCGTCGTCGTCTCTCGTACGAGATCAAGAAGAAGCCCGAGGGCATCTACTCGGTCATCGACCTGCAGGCCGAGCCTGCGGTCGTCAAGGAGCTCGACCGCCAGATGAACCTGAACGAGTCGGTCCTCCGGACCAAGGTCCTCCGTCCCGAGACCCACTGA
- a CDS encoding glycosyltransferase 87 family protein, protein MCGMPSGKTTQASVHEPDPVRPTEEDRVAAAGSELIGGPIGRRALLGRSWWTPVRVIALVAIGVFALGLMQKAPCYNGAWFFGASSQYTHACYSDIPHLYQGRGFADGLVPYFDRLPGDMEYLEYPVLTGVFMEVAAWLTPGSGSIQDQAQWYWMVNAGMLMACAAVIAVCVTRTHARRPWDGLLVALAPAFALTATINWDLLAVALTAAAMLMWSRGRALAFGVLLGLATAAKLYPALLLGPLLVLCWRAGRWRQYGTALAGAAVAWIVVNGPVMLFAFDGWSKFYTFSQERGVDFGSFWLILAQNSDDPLATETVNTLATLLMLLCCAGVAALTLTAPRRPRFAQLAFLIVAAFILTNKVYSPQYVLWLVPLAALARPKWRDFLIWQACEVAYFLGIWMYLAYTTSGDAHKGLPTDGYHWAVGVHLAGTLYLCVMIVRDILMPDRDPVRRSGGDDPSGGVLDGAEDVFVLGPAARPARHAAHSEGPQVDWGGTEAQGGSL, encoded by the coding sequence ATGTGCGGCATGCCCAGTGGAAAAACGACGCAAGCGAGCGTCCACGAGCCGGACCCGGTGCGGCCGACGGAGGAGGACCGGGTCGCGGCGGCCGGCAGCGAGCTGATCGGGGGACCGATCGGTCGGCGTGCCCTGCTCGGCAGATCCTGGTGGACCCCGGTGCGGGTGATCGCGCTCGTGGCGATCGGCGTGTTCGCGCTCGGACTGATGCAGAAGGCGCCTTGTTACAACGGAGCCTGGTTCTTCGGTGCCAGTTCGCAGTACACGCACGCCTGCTACTCGGACATCCCGCACCTGTACCAGGGGCGTGGCTTCGCCGACGGGCTGGTGCCGTACTTCGACCGGCTCCCCGGGGACATGGAGTACCTCGAGTACCCGGTGCTGACGGGCGTGTTCATGGAGGTGGCCGCCTGGCTCACCCCGGGCAGCGGCAGCATCCAGGACCAGGCACAGTGGTACTGGATGGTCAACGCCGGGATGCTCATGGCGTGCGCGGCCGTCATCGCCGTGTGCGTGACGCGCACCCACGCGCGGCGTCCCTGGGACGGCCTGCTCGTCGCCCTCGCCCCGGCCTTCGCGCTGACCGCCACCATCAACTGGGACCTGCTGGCGGTCGCTCTGACGGCCGCCGCGATGCTGATGTGGTCGCGGGGGCGTGCCCTCGCCTTCGGTGTCCTGCTGGGCCTCGCCACGGCCGCCAAGCTCTATCCCGCGCTGCTCCTCGGGCCGCTGCTCGTGCTGTGCTGGCGCGCGGGCCGGTGGCGGCAGTACGGCACGGCGCTCGCCGGGGCCGCCGTCGCCTGGATCGTCGTGAACGGGCCGGTGATGCTGTTCGCCTTCGACGGCTGGTCGAAGTTCTACACGTTCAGCCAGGAACGCGGCGTCGACTTCGGTTCGTTCTGGCTGATCCTGGCCCAGAACTCGGACGACCCGCTCGCCACCGAGACGGTCAACACCCTCGCGACACTGCTGATGCTGCTGTGCTGCGCGGGCGTGGCGGCCCTGACGCTCACGGCTCCGCGCCGGCCGCGCTTCGCCCAACTGGCCTTCCTGATCGTCGCGGCGTTCATCCTCACCAACAAGGTCTACTCGCCGCAGTACGTGCTGTGGCTGGTGCCGCTCGCGGCGCTCGCCCGGCCCAAGTGGCGGGACTTCCTGATCTGGCAGGCCTGCGAGGTGGCGTACTTCCTGGGCATCTGGATGTACCTCGCGTACACGACCAGCGGGGACGCCCACAAGGGGCTGCCCACCGACGGCTACCACTGGGCCGTCGGCGTGCACCTGGCGGGGACGCTCTACCTCTGCGTCATGATCGTCCGCGACATCCTGATGCCGGATCGGGACCCGGTGCGCCGCTCCGGCGGTGACGACCCCTCGGGGGGCGTTCTGGACGGCGCCGAGGACGTCTTCGTGCTCGGCCCCGCGGCGCGTCCCGCGCGGCACGCGGCCCACTCCGAGGGGCCCCAGGTCGACTGGGGCGGAACAGAGGCCCAGGGAGGTTCGCTCTGA
- a CDS encoding transglycosylase domain-containing protein, which translates to MPSWKFVSGLCLAFFGSLVAVAGIGYAMVSVPSEENAMALSENNVYYWADGSQMVATGSGQNRQNVTLDRIPEAMRWAVISAENKSFYTDSGIDPMGIARALGNMARGGDTQGGSTITQQFVKNNYLSQEQTLSRKFKEMFISIKVGAKLSKDEILQGYLNTSYYGRGAYGIQAAAQTYYGKDAVDLTPSECAFLAALLKGPTYYDPAGNQSIDSSATPEANRERSEERWAWILEQMHTDERLSTAEYQQAIKKYPMPQGRKAIKGMTGQISYLVDTAKRYVLKNSDLTEAQFDQGGYQIYTTFEKSKVDALAKAVRKVEKENIDPKREKDQHVQFGAATVKPEDGAIVALYGGAGFENGHFNNNADTQGVPVGSTWKPFVLAAAMQHGTYKTNGVGVSPASKYNGNDKLKILNNDGSYVLKKDNTPFLQKNESDHPWGYISLRKAMEQSVNTPFVQLGMDVGMKKVADVAEKSGILKDSFAGLNASFALGTSTPSAIRMADAYATFAASGKQADPYSVTMVKHQGSELPGFEKPRVEQAMPENVANNVTDVLENVIENGTAQYAKELGRRAAGKTGTTDENKSAWFVGYTQQLSTAVAMFREDPKSHKLLSMNGTAGKDSIHGGDIPTEVWTEFMKIALKGEPDPGFPKAEKIGEVADGVGAPSPTPTVTETEETTPSATPTPTETVTTSPSPTETETCGPFDFRCRDEEEEDGGTENGGGDNGGTDGGVTTSPDPSESEDPGGSRGGDNGGGFLGGTDG; encoded by the coding sequence ATGCCGTCCTGGAAGTTCGTGTCCGGCCTGTGCCTCGCCTTCTTCGGCAGTCTCGTCGCCGTAGCGGGGATCGGGTACGCGATGGTGAGCGTCCCCAGCGAGGAGAACGCCATGGCGTTGTCCGAGAACAATGTCTACTACTGGGCGGACGGCAGTCAGATGGTCGCCACGGGCAGCGGCCAGAACCGGCAGAACGTCACCCTCGACCGGATCCCCGAGGCCATGCGCTGGGCGGTGATCTCGGCCGAGAACAAGAGCTTCTACACCGACTCGGGCATCGACCCCATGGGCATCGCCCGTGCGCTCGGCAACATGGCGCGCGGCGGTGACACCCAGGGTGGTTCGACGATCACCCAGCAGTTCGTGAAGAACAACTACCTGTCCCAGGAACAGACGCTCTCCCGGAAGTTCAAGGAGATGTTCATCTCGATCAAGGTGGGCGCCAAGCTCTCCAAGGACGAGATCCTCCAGGGCTACCTGAACACCTCCTACTACGGGCGTGGCGCCTACGGAATCCAGGCCGCTGCCCAGACGTACTACGGCAAGGACGCGGTCGACCTCACACCGAGCGAGTGCGCCTTCCTCGCGGCCCTGCTCAAGGGTCCGACGTACTACGACCCGGCCGGCAACCAGAGCATCGACAGCTCGGCCACGCCCGAGGCGAACCGCGAGCGTTCCGAGGAGCGCTGGGCCTGGATCCTCGAGCAGATGCACACCGACGAACGCCTCTCCACCGCGGAGTACCAGCAGGCGATCAAGAAGTACCCCATGCCCCAGGGCCGCAAGGCGATCAAGGGCATGACCGGCCAGATCAGCTACCTGGTCGACACCGCGAAGCGGTACGTCCTGAAGAACTCCGACCTCACGGAGGCGCAGTTCGACCAGGGCGGCTACCAGATCTACACGACCTTCGAGAAGTCCAAGGTCGATGCGCTGGCCAAGGCGGTGCGGAAGGTCGAGAAGGAGAACATCGACCCGAAGCGCGAGAAGGACCAGCACGTCCAGTTCGGCGCGGCCACGGTGAAGCCCGAGGACGGCGCGATCGTCGCCCTGTACGGCGGCGCCGGCTTCGAGAACGGCCACTTCAACAACAACGCCGACACCCAGGGCGTCCCCGTCGGTTCGACGTGGAAGCCCTTCGTGCTCGCCGCCGCGATGCAGCACGGCACGTACAAGACCAACGGTGTGGGCGTCTCACCGGCCAGCAAGTACAACGGCAACGACAAGCTGAAGATTCTGAACAACGACGGCTCCTACGTCCTCAAGAAGGACAACACGCCGTTCCTCCAGAAGAACGAGAGCGACCACCCGTGGGGCTACATCAGCCTCAGGAAGGCGATGGAGCAGTCGGTCAACACTCCGTTCGTGCAGCTCGGCATGGACGTGGGGATGAAGAAGGTGGCGGACGTCGCCGAGAAGTCCGGCATCCTCAAGGACAGCTTCGCCGGACTGAACGCCTCGTTCGCGCTCGGTACGTCCACGCCCAGCGCGATCCGCATGGCGGACGCGTACGCGACGTTCGCTGCGTCCGGCAAGCAGGCCGACCCGTACTCGGTGACCATGGTCAAGCACCAGGGCTCGGAGCTCCCCGGCTTCGAGAAGCCGCGGGTGGAGCAGGCGATGCCCGAGAACGTGGCGAACAACGTCACCGACGTGCTCGAGAACGTGATCGAGAACGGTACGGCCCAGTACGCCAAGGAGCTGGGGCGGCGGGCGGCCGGCAAGACGGGTACCACGGACGAGAACAAGTCGGCCTGGTTCGTCGGCTACACCCAGCAGTTGTCGACCGCGGTCGCGATGTTCCGTGAGGACCCCAAGAGCCACAAGCTGCTCTCCATGAACGGCACGGCGGGCAAGGACTCGATCCACGGTGGTGACATCCCCACCGAGGTGTGGACCGAGTTCATGAAGATCGCGCTGAAGGGCGAGCCCGACCCCGGATTCCCCAAGGCCGAGAAGATCGGTGAGGTCGCCGACGGCGTCGGCGCCCCGTCGCCCACCCCGACCGTCACGGAGACCGAGGAGACGACGCCGTCGGCGACTCCGACGCCCACGGAGACGGTGACCACTTCGCCGTCGCCCACGGAGACAGAGACCTGCGGGCCGTTCGACTTCCGTTGCCGGGACGAGGAGGAAGAGGACGGCGGGACCGAGAACGGTGGCGGTGACAACGGAGGCACCGACGGAGGCGTGACCACGTCGCCCGACCCCTCCGAGTCCGAGGACCCCGGCGGGTCCAGGGGCGGCGACAACGGCGGCGGCTTCCTCGGAGGCACCGACGGCTGA
- a CDS encoding alanine racemase — protein sequence MALTLYVDTARWRAHHKHVQEQFPGLVPVCKGNGYGFGHERLAEEATRLGTDVLAVGTTYEAARIKDWFGGDLLVLTPYRRGEEPVPLPDRVIRSVSSVDGVYGLVGARVVIEVMSSMKRHGISEQDLPQLHAAIENVRLEGFALHLPLDRTDGSDAVEEVIGWMDRLRAARLPLHTMFVSHLKADELARLQQQFPQTRFRARIGTRLWLGDHEATEYRGAVLDVTRVVKGDRFGYRQQKAASDGFLVVVAGGTSHGVGLEAPKALHGVMPRAKGVARAGLATVNRNLSPFVWAGKQRWFAEPPHMQVSILFVPADAPEPKVGEELVAHLRHTTTQFDRLVDR from the coding sequence ATGGCGCTCACGCTCTACGTCGACACCGCGCGCTGGCGGGCGCATCACAAGCACGTGCAGGAGCAGTTCCCGGGGCTCGTCCCGGTCTGCAAGGGCAACGGCTACGGCTTCGGCCACGAGCGGCTCGCCGAGGAGGCCACCCGGCTGGGCACGGACGTCCTGGCCGTCGGCACGACGTACGAGGCCGCGCGGATCAAGGACTGGTTCGGCGGTGACCTGCTGGTGCTGACGCCGTACCGGCGCGGCGAGGAGCCCGTGCCGCTGCCCGACCGGGTCATCCGCTCGGTGTCGTCGGTCGACGGCGTGTACGGCCTGGTCGGTGCCCGCGTCGTCATCGAGGTCATGTCCTCGATGAAGCGGCACGGCATCAGCGAGCAGGACCTGCCCCAGCTGCACGCCGCGATAGAGAACGTCCGGCTGGAGGGCTTCGCCCTCCACCTCCCGCTGGACCGCACCGACGGGTCCGACGCCGTCGAGGAGGTCATCGGCTGGATGGACCGTCTGCGGGCGGCCCGTCTGCCGCTGCACACGATGTTCGTCAGCCACCTCAAGGCCGACGAGCTCGCCCGCCTCCAGCAGCAGTTCCCGCAGACCCGTTTCCGCGCCCGGATCGGCACCCGGCTCTGGCTCGGGGACCACGAGGCGACCGAGTACCGCGGCGCGGTCCTGGACGTCACGCGCGTCGTCAAGGGCGACCGGTTCGGCTATCGGCAGCAGAAGGCCGCCTCCGACGGCTTCCTGGTGGTCGTGGCGGGCGGGACGTCCCACGGGGTGGGTCTGGAGGCCCCCAAGGCCCTGCACGGCGTCATGCCGCGCGCCAAGGGCGTCGCCCGGGCCGGCCTCGCGACCGTCAACCGGAATCTCTCGCCGTTCGTGTGGGCGGGCAAGCAGCGCTGGTTCGCCGAGCCGCCGCACATGCAGGTGTCCATCCTGTTCGTGCCGGCCGACGCCCCGGAGCCCAAGGTCGGCGAGGAACTGGTGGCCCATCTGCGGCACACCACCACGCAGTTCGACCGGCTCGTCGACCGCTGA
- the rplI gene encoding 50S ribosomal protein L9, which translates to MKIILTHEVSGLGAAGDVVDVKDGYARNYLVPRKLAIRWTKGGEKDVEQIRRARKIHEIHTIEQANQVKAQLEGVKVRLAVRSGDAGRLFGSVTPADIASAIKAAGGPEVDKRRIELGSPIKTLGAHETSVRLHPEVAATVNIEVVAA; encoded by the coding sequence ATGAAGATCATCCTCACCCACGAGGTCTCCGGCCTCGGCGCCGCGGGCGACGTCGTCGACGTCAAGGACGGCTACGCTCGCAACTACCTGGTTCCGCGGAAGCTCGCGATCCGCTGGACCAAGGGTGGCGAGAAGGACGTCGAGCAGATCCGTCGTGCTCGCAAGATCCACGAGATCCACACCATCGAGCAGGCCAACCAGGTGAAGGCCCAGCTCGAGGGCGTCAAGGTCCGCCTGGCCGTCCGCTCCGGCGACGCCGGCCGTCTCTTCGGTTCCGTCACCCCGGCCGACATCGCTTCGGCGATCAAGGCCGCCGGTGGTCCCGAGGTCGACAAGCGCCGCATCGAGCTCGGTTCGCCGATCAAGACGCTGGGCGCCCACGAGACGTCGGTGCGTCTGCACCCCGAGGTTGCCGCCACGGTCAACATCGAGGTCGTCGCCGCCTGA
- the rpsR gene encoding 30S ribosomal protein S18: MAKPPVRKPKKKVCAFCKDKVTYVDYKDTNMLRKFISDRGKIRARRVTGNCTQHQRDVATAVKNSREMALLPYTSTAR; this comes from the coding sequence ATGGCGAAGCCGCCTGTGCGCAAGCCTAAGAAGAAGGTCTGCGCGTTCTGCAAGGACAAGGTCACGTACGTGGACTACAAGGACACGAACATGCTGCGGAAGTTCATTTCCGACCGCGGCAAGATCCGTGCCCGCCGCGTGACCGGCAACTGCACGCAGCACCAGCGTGACGTCGCCACGGCCGTGAAGAACAGCCGTGAGATGGCGCTGCTGCCCTACACCTCCACCGCGCGATAA
- a CDS encoding PadR family transcriptional regulator — MSRRSGILEFAVLGLLREAPMHGYELRKRLNTSLGVFRAFSYGTLYPCLKTLVANGWLIEEPGNTTEDALAAPLTGRRAKIVYRLTAEGKEHFEQLLAQTGPDAYEDETFAARFAFFGQTSRDVRMRVLEGRRSRLEERLEKMRASFARTRERLDDYTLELQRHGMESVEREVRWLNELIESERAGRDLKGSAAGGPAQQDTTSGATGDLPRPGDDPRPDTPGDTAT; from the coding sequence ATGAGCCGGCGTTCCGGAATCCTCGAGTTCGCCGTACTCGGCCTGCTCCGCGAGGCGCCGATGCACGGGTACGAGCTGCGTAAACGACTCAATACGTCACTGGGTGTGTTCCGTGCGTTCAGTTACGGGACGCTCTATCCCTGCCTCAAGACGCTGGTCGCCAACGGCTGGTTGATCGAGGAGCCGGGGAACACCACCGAGGACGCCCTCGCCGCTCCGCTGACGGGACGCCGCGCCAAGATCGTCTACCGGCTGACCGCGGAGGGCAAGGAGCACTTCGAGCAGCTGCTCGCCCAGACGGGACCGGACGCGTACGAGGACGAGACGTTCGCCGCTCGGTTCGCCTTCTTCGGGCAGACGTCGCGCGACGTCCGCATGCGCGTGCTGGAAGGCCGCCGCAGCCGGCTGGAGGAGCGCCTCGAGAAGATGCGTGCCTCCTTTGCCCGGACCCGGGAGCGCCTCGACGACTACACGCTTGAGCTCCAGCGCCACGGGATGGAGTCCGTGGAGCGCGAAGTGCGCTGGCTGAACGAGCTCATCGAGAGCGAGCGGGCCGGCCGGGACCTCAAGGGGTCCGCCGCCGGGGGGCCCGCTCAGCAGGACACCACATCTGGAGCGACGGGCGACCTGCCCCGGCCCGGGGACGACCCCCGGCCGGATACGCCCGGCGACACCGCCACGTGA
- a CDS encoding single-stranded DNA-binding protein: MAGETVITVVGNLVDDPELRFTPSGAAVAKFRVASTPRTFDRQTNEWKDGESLFLTCSVWRQAAENVAESLQRGMRVIVQGRLKQRSYEDREGVKRTVYELDVEEVGASLRNATAKVTKTTGRGGQGGYGGGGGGGQGGGGWGGGPGGGQQGGGAPADDPWATGAPAGGQQGGGGGWGGGSGGSGGGYSDEPPF; the protein is encoded by the coding sequence ATGGCAGGCGAGACCGTCATCACGGTCGTCGGCAATCTTGTCGACGACCCCGAGCTGCGCTTCACCCCGTCCGGTGCGGCCGTCGCGAAGTTCCGTGTCGCGTCGACCCCCCGCACCTTCGACCGTCAGACGAACGAGTGGAAGGACGGCGAGAGCCTGTTCCTGACCTGCTCCGTCTGGCGTCAGGCGGCGGAGAACGTCGCCGAGTCGCTCCAGCGAGGCATGCGCGTCATCGTGCAGGGCCGGCTGAAGCAGCGGTCCTACGAGGACCGTGAGGGCGTCAAGCGCACGGTCTACGAGCTGGACGTCGAGGAAGTCGGCGCCAGCCTGCGCAACGCCACGGCCAAGGTCACCAAGACCACCGGCCGCGGTGGCCAGGGCGGCTACGGCGGCGGTGGCGGCGGCGGCCAGGGCGGCGGCGGCTGGGGCGGCGGCCCCGGCGGCGGCCAGCAGGGCGGCGGCGCTCCCGCGGACGACCCGTGGGCGACCGGTGCTCCCGCCGGTGGTCAGCAGGGCGGTGGCGGCGGCTGGGGCGGTGGCTCCGGCGGCAGCGGCGGCGGCTACTCGGACGAGCCCCCCTTCTAG
- the femX gene encoding peptidoglycan bridge formation glycyltransferase FemX, with protein MSLTLRTISREQHLAYIQSLPSASHMQVPAWADVKAEWRSENLGWFDDRTGEMVGAGLVLYRQLPKIKRYLAYLPEGPVINWFAPNLQEWIEPMLAHLKQQGAFSVKMGPPVIIRRWEAATIKRGIQDQDVKRLRDLEADFIEPRAFEVADKLRRMGWQQGEDGGAGFGDVQPRYVYQVPLANRSLEEVHKNFNQLWRRNIKKAEKAGVEVVQGGYDDLPEWQRLYEITAVRDRFRPRPLSYFQRMWAALNTEDPNRMRLYFARHNGVNLSAATMLIVGGHVWYSYGASDNIGREVRPSNAMQWRMLRDAYALGATVYDLRGISDSLDETDHLFGLIQFKVGTGGQAAEYLGEWDFPLNKLLHKALDIYMSRR; from the coding sequence ATGAGCCTGACCCTGAGGACCATCAGTCGCGAGCAGCATCTGGCGTACATCCAGAGCCTGCCGTCGGCGAGCCACATGCAGGTCCCGGCCTGGGCAGACGTCAAGGCGGAGTGGCGCTCCGAGAACCTCGGCTGGTTCGACGACCGCACCGGCGAGATGGTCGGCGCCGGTCTGGTGCTCTACCGGCAGCTGCCCAAGATCAAGCGTTACCTCGCCTACCTGCCCGAGGGCCCGGTCATCAACTGGTTCGCGCCGAACCTCCAGGAGTGGATCGAGCCGATGCTCGCCCACCTGAAGCAGCAGGGCGCCTTCTCCGTGAAGATGGGCCCGCCGGTGATCATCCGGCGCTGGGAGGCCGCGACCATCAAGCGGGGCATCCAGGACCAGGACGTCAAGCGTCTGCGCGACCTGGAGGCCGACTTCATCGAGCCCCGCGCCTTCGAGGTCGCGGACAAGCTGCGCCGTATGGGCTGGCAGCAGGGCGAGGACGGCGGCGCCGGCTTCGGCGACGTCCAGCCGCGCTACGTCTACCAGGTGCCGCTGGCGAACCGCTCGCTCGAAGAGGTCCACAAGAACTTCAACCAGCTGTGGCGCCGCAACATCAAGAAGGCCGAGAAGGCCGGCGTCGAGGTCGTACAGGGCGGCTACGACGACCTGCCCGAGTGGCAGCGTCTGTACGAGATCACGGCCGTGCGCGACCGCTTCCGGCCGCGCCCGCTGTCGTACTTCCAGCGGATGTGGGCGGCCCTCAACACCGAGGACCCCAACCGCATGCGGCTGTACTTCGCGCGGCACAACGGCGTGAACCTGTCCGCGGCGACCATGCTGATCGTCGGCGGGCACGTCTGGTACTCCTACGGCGCCTCCGACAACATCGGCCGCGAGGTCCGTCCCTCCAACGCGATGCAGTGGCGGATGCTGCGCGACGCCTACGCGCTCGGCGCCACCGTCTACGACCTGCGCGGCATCTCCGACTCGCTGGACGAGACCGACCACCTCTTCGGTCTGATCCAGTTCAAGGTCGGCACCGGCGGCCAGGCGGCCGAGTATCTCGGCGAGTGGGACTTCCCGCTCAACAAGCTGCTCCACAAGGCGCTCGACATCTACATGTCGCGCCGCTGA